The sequence CactttttttgcaaattttatccatctatataAAATTAGATGACGTATCATAAcagtgttgtcaaacttcttcctgtggagattatatatattattttcttattttgagggcacatgccagtaatttaagctTGCCTAATGGACGAaacccttttttttgtgtgtgtgtgtgtatgtttggttacaattagagcacttgatgtttgtttttaaattgatgtttgtttttaaattgatgtttgttacgtaaccctgcAATTTTTGTAGATGTGCCAACACTATTATGCCATATACTCCTCCCGAGTTTTCTTCTAGGGTAGGAAGGTGAAGCTCAGCCTCTTTGAGCAGTTGACTCCACGAAGGCAAGTAATAGAAGAAGTTCTTGTAGAATCCAGCCCCATCACCTCGTGAATTGTCGTCGCCATTGCAGTAACTCCTTCATAAGAATATTCTGGAATCCTGTTTTGCTATTTAAGTTCTTTTCTATCGAAGTAACGTGacgttttgttaaatttttgcaGTAATGTGTTAGTTTTCTTGCTTCTTAACGTAACTAGGATGATTGTTGTTTCTTTAAATGTTAATTATATGTGTTAAACTTCTAAATGTGTCTTTGTGAACCCGTATGGTATCACCCAAAAAGAATTAGTGCATGAAATATAGCTGATTGTTTCTTAACTGCACTTTTGTTGAATAAAAATGCAATGTTTCTTGACTTCATGGTAAATTTAAGTAAGTCAGTAAACTCCTCGGCACTGTAACTTTGTCTTATTCAAAGCTAGTGCAGGAGGGCTTAAGGTTGAATGAAATCATACCGAATGTGGCCCTAGAATTGTTTTAGCTTCACCACACTCTTTGCTGGTCCTTTGAACGAACCGGATGCCACAACGATTCACAAAGgatttttttggatgttaaagacAATTTGCGATAAAGTTCACTTTGGTAATGGTTGGCTTTAACGTCAGTTTAGCATAGCTGGTACGTCTCCAAAGTTATTTCGTGAGTAGGGTAAGGTATTCAATTACTTGGAGTGTTTTGCAAAGTAATCTGTTGTTTATGGAACATTATTGTTCGTATTTAGTGATTACTCTATGAAGAAATTCTTGTTGAATTTCGTAGCTATTTTTGAACTTAGGTTTTttttcgtgaccagatgtattttGTGAATTGATGAAGAGCACGTGGTCAAATTATCTATCATTCAGTGGATGTTATATTTTaatcagggttagataatttgccatacattttttatatttgtgCAAGTTTGTTATTGATCTATTAATAAGATAATGGATTCTAAGATTAgggtagttattgaaggggaaattatttccttacaagatttgcttGATGAGGCAGGTAGCTACATTGGTAataccgatacaccaaaatcgacCCTCGTAATGTATGAACGCTGTCTTACTGAGGGTCTACGACGTTTTGAAGATagttggtcacagaatgtgacgattatttcacAGGATAGTGAATATGAGAAGTTATATAGAAATTATAGAGCAATAACTAGATGTGTAAGAAAAGCTATTGTTACTACACAGGAAACTATGAGCAAGATTGACACGGGAAATATAAATCAACGGCCCGCTTTGCCTCCTCCTTCGGCTCCCATtaaccctctccctccccctaaactcccagcaattaagatacctgaatttagcggtggggaagaacaatggcttgcattttggggTATATTTAACAGTTTAGTTCACGATCGAAGGGAATTTCCAATGTGATTAAGTTTTCTAcactcagagctagtttaagggatAACGCCTTTtaagccatagaaggtttgcctgctaattattcagtagctattcagacccttaaggagaagtatgataataaggaaaaatttaaacGTAGACTTATGTCCAAATcaacacatttagtccctcccagtcatACGATAGAGGATTTGAACACGTTCAAATTGGAATATGAGAAGATTATTTtacaaatgaacacattgaatttAGATATAGAGGCCATGAACCCcgttttctctagtataatatgcgagaaattatcACCTGAAACACGTAAGGCTATAGCtaataaacataatagtatgtctccttatttaaagcaaatttcctcaggtttgaaatatgtttgtgaattaaTGGAAATTTGTtacgaaggtgagaattctaataagAGAAAGCGGGATCAGGGTACCTATTCTAAAGTGATTCCCTCAAATGTGCAAAACGTACAGAGtacaaccaagtaacagtaaacctagtaatagtagtccttacaataattgtgtgttttgctcatcGAACCATGCCtctcgcgattgtaagactttcaaacATTGCTAGTAGAAGGGACAGGGTTACATATTTAAGATCATTCATTCGCTGAATGTAGAAATAAGCCGAAATGTAATATATGTGGTGGGCgtcattacccgatgatttgtaagaaaacagaaaaccctgtcAATCCTGCTACACCAAAGTcgagtgtaaatagtactaatgttagtaaatcaaatgttaattCTGGGAAATCTCATAATGATTCtaaaggtgctgttagtaaaggtgattccccagtagttatgactgcttctttgggaattgatcattctcagacCAATAAGATTTTTGTTTCGACTGCTCTTTTTACTGCTAATGTAATTGTGTCAGGgaatggacatcgttcctttgagagagcactctttgattctggtgtgcaaagaacgtttattgcaacggaattagcccataagcttaatctacCGTCCAAAGCAACagtagccttaaaggtaaaaccatttggcaaTGATGCCATGGAAGTTAATTGtaatatagtaagagttgtggtgagactaggtaagattcgtactgtcattaatgccattgcaTTTGATAGCGTttattccagaatttattctccaggacTAAGTAAGTCAGCTGtgttcttgacgagtaaaggcataaaattagcagataatgatttaaattcagatgaagtaaatgcTATAGAATTAGTAATTGGACCTGATTACTATAGAAAATTgattcagaacagtcaaatttgctctggaatacagatattgaatagttctggtggtgcactaatttttggacctCTTCCTAGGTGGTCTTATGACGAtgtagaatctaatgagattactacatcaaatgtatgttgttcaagaatagaagtagaggaaattcctattaattcttatTGTGAAGTTAGAAaattatgggatttagaaagtgttggtattcgtcaatctgaaattagtccttaagaaagagaatcagttaagtgttttaaggataaagtaaaaagggttgacaataaatatgaagtgtcttTACCATTTAAAGATGAAACTAGACCGCCTGTTAGCTATAGAATAGCCATTGATCAATTAAATTCTTTGTTACATAGATTCGAATCTGACTCCTCCTTGTATGCTCTTTACGATAAGATCATCAAAGATTACGTTCAGTTTGGGTTTATAGAAATAATTCCTTCAGGCTCCCCTATTATAGGATATTATTTACCCCACCATGCTGTAATGAAGGATTCAGAGACaactcccattcgaatagtttttaatgcttccTCAAAGGCTAAAGGAAACTTTCCgtaaattattgtttattaactggtccctcattaactactaatcttttcgatgccctgttgagtttccgtgcaaacccagtagctgtgatttcatatatcagtaaagcctttttaaggataggcatttcacctgaatgtcgtgattattgcagatttctatggataactgatccctctGATTTGAAGTCTACTGTAACTTACCAGTTTTGTatagtttgttttggagctacatgctctccctttctcttgcagcaaaccctcttgcatcatttatctttacatgataattcCCTTGCATCATCTCtttctatgtagataattttagtaaaacttacaaggatgtgtcggtcttgatggatgagtatccagtaataaatgcgattcttgaagacgctaatgtctctacaagaatgggtcagtaatgattcagagtttAACAGAACCATAGATGTTAtcaa comes from Palaemon carinicauda isolate YSFRI2023 chromosome 3, ASM3689809v2, whole genome shotgun sequence and encodes:
- the LOC137635815 gene encoding uncharacterized protein gives rise to the protein MICKKTENPVNPATPKSSVNSTNVSKSNVNSGKSHNDSKGAVSKGDSPVVMTASLGIDHSQTNKIFVSTALFTANVIVSGNGHRSFERALFDSGVQRTFIATELAHKLNLPSKATVALKVKPFGNDAMEVNCNIVRVVVRLGKIRTVINAIAFDSVYSRIYSPGLSKSAVFLTSKGIKLADNDLNSDEVNAIELVIGPDYYRKLIQNSQICSGIQILNSSGGALIFGPLPRWSYDDVESNEITTSNVCCSRIEVEEIPINSYCEVRKLWDLESVGIRQSEISP